The Streptomyces sp. HUAS MG91 sequence CGTGCCGTCCGCCCGGAGGGCGGGCCCTGCGGTGTCTGGTGCGTGCGATCGCAAGGCGCCGGAGCGCCCTCATAGCGGAGCTATGCGGGCGTTTCGGCAACGCCGCGAGCGTGCGTGCCAGGCGCCGCAGGGCAGGCAGGACTTTCGACACACGCCCTAGGGCTCCCAGTCCAGCAACCGCACCTTCGCGACAGCCCGCACGTGCCGCCGCATGGCCGCGGCGGCCCCCCGCCCGTTGCCGGCCTCGATGGCATCGAGAATCGCCCGGTGCTGCGCCAGCGACCGCCCGGGCCGCCGGGGCTGCCGCAGCGACTCGTCGCGCGACTCGGCGATCGGCCCGTCGATCTCCGCCATGAACGCGGCGAGCAGCGCGCTGTGCGCGGCCGCGGTCACGGCGCCGTGGAAGAGCCGGTCGCCCTCGACCCCGAGGCCGCCGGCCGCGATGTCCTCGGCCATCAGATCGAGCGCGGAGCGCAGCGCGGTGAGATCGGCGTCGGTGCGCCGCTCGGCGGCGAGCTCGGCCAGCTTCGTCTCCAGCGCCTCGCGCGCCTCAAGCACGTCCGGCAGCCGTTTCTTGCGCTCCACGAGCCGCTCGACGGGCTCGGCGACGTCGAGCCCGTCCCGTACGAGATAGGTGCCGCCGCCGTGCCGCACCTCGACGAGCCCCTGCACCTCCAGGACGACGATGGCCTGCTTCACGGAGGCCCGGCTCACCCCGAGCCGCGCGGCGAGGTCCCGCTCGGTGGGCAGCCGGTCGCCCGCGCGCAGGCCGCCCTCGGCGACGTACGCGCGCAGGCGGCCGAGCACCTGCTCGTACAGGCGCGGGCGCGCCCCCATCGGCCGCAGTGCGTCGGTCATCCGGTCCTTCTCCGCCCTTCCCTGGCGTGCGCTTGCGCCGCAGCGTACGTCCTTGACGCGGACGCCTGCCACACGGCAGGCTCGGATTGGCTCAGCCAATCAGCCAATTGCCACCCGTCGGCGACGCCGTCGCCGAGCACCCCACCGAGGAGCGCCCCGTGACCGTGCCACGTCTGCTGCCCGCACTGCTCGACACCCCCGACCGGCCCGCCCTGCGGTTCGGCGACCGCGCGCTGACCCACGGCCGGCTGGCGGCGGTGGCGGCCCCGCTCGCGGCCCGGATCAGCGGGTCGTCCCGGGTGGCCGTGTGGGCGACGCCCACGCTGGAGACCGCGGTCGGCGTGGTCGCGGCGCTGCTCGCCGGGGTGGCCGCCGTGCCGCTGAACCCGAAGTCGGGCGACAGCGAGCTGGGGCACATCGTCGCGGACAGCGCCCCGGAGGCGGTGCTCGCGGCGGCGGACGCCGAGCTGCCGCCCGCGCTGGCCCGGCTGCCGCGGATCGACGTGGACGCGGACGCCGCGGTGCCGGACGTCGTGCCGTCCCTGCCCCCGGAGCCGGCCGACCCGGCGACCCCGGCCTTCGTCGTCTACACCTCGGGCACGACGGGCCCGCCCAAGGGCGCCGTGCTGCCGCGCCGCGCGGTCTCCTCCACGCTCGACGCGCTCCGGGACGCCTGGCGGTGGACGGAGGCGGACACCCTGGTCCACGGGCTGCCGCTGTTCCACGTGCACGGTCTGATCCTGGGCGTCATCGGCCCGCTGCGGCGCGGCGGCGCGGTGCGCCACCTGGGCCGGTTCAGCACGGAGGGGGTGACCCGCGAGCTGTCCTCGGGCGCGACGATGCTGTTCGGCGTCCCGACGATGTACCACCGCATCGCGGAGTCCCTGCCCACCGATCCCGCGCTCGCCAAGGCCCTCGGCTCGGCCCGCCTCCTCGTCTCGGGGTCGGCGGCGCTGCCGGTCCACGACCACGAGCGGATCACGTCGGCCACCGGGCAGCGCGTGATCGAGCGGTACGGGATGACCGAGACGCTGATGAACACCAGCGTGCGGGCGGACGGCGAGCCGCGCCCCGGCACGGTGGGCGTGCCGCTGCCGGGCGTGGAGCTGCGGCTCACCGAGGACGACGGGGTGACGGAGGTGCCGTCCGACGACCCGGAGGGGGTCGGCGAGATCCAGGTACGCGGCCCGAACCTGTTCCTGCACTACCTCAACCGCCCCGACGCCACCGAGGCGGCGTTCGCGCCGGGCGGCTGGTTCCGTACGGGGGACATGGCGGTCCGCGACGCGGACGGCTATGTCCGCATCATCGGCCGCAAGGCCACCGACCTGATCAAGAGCGGCGGCTACAAGATCGGCGCTGGCGAGATCGAGAACGCGCTCCTGGAGCACCCGGGCGTGCGCGAGGCGGCGGTCACCGGCGCGCCCGACGACGACCTCGGCGAGCGGGTGGTGGCGTGGATCGTCCCGGCGGACGCCGCGCACCCGCCGACGGAGGCGGAGCTGGCGGACCATGTGGCCGCGCGGCTTTCCCCGCACAAGCGCCCCCGCACGGTCCGCTACCTGGAGGCCCTGCCGCGCAACGACATGGGCAAGATCCTCAAGCGGGCGCTCGGCGATGCGTGACACGACGAGAGGCGTGACCGACCCGGGCTCCTTGCGGGAACTCCCCCATCCGCCGCCCCCCGCCGAGCCGAACCCGCTGGGCTGGCCGGACTACGACAAGGTGCTGTCCCGGGCGGCCGAGCGCGGCGGATCGGAGTCCGTCACCGCCGCGACCGCCAGGATCGGCGGCACCGAAGTGGTCCTCCTCGCCTTCGACTTCACCTATCTGGGCGGCTCGCTGGGCCGGCGCGCGGGCGACCGCGTCGAGGCGGCGCACACCCACGCCCGCCGGCACGGCCTGCCGGTGGTGGCGCTGGTCGCCACGGGCGGCAGCCGGATGCAGGAGGGCATGATCGCGCTGACCCAGCTCCAGCGCGTGGCGGGCCAGATGGTGCTGACCCGGGCCGCCGGGCTGCCGCAGCTCACGGTGGCCTGCGACCCGACGACGGGCGGCGGCTGGGCGACGCTCGGCGCGGGCGCCGACATCACCCTCGCCTGCCCCGGTGCCCAGATCGGCTTCGCGGGCTCCCGGGTCCGTCCGGCGGACGCCGACCCGGCGGCGTACACGGCCGAGAGCCAGTTCGACGCCGGGTCCGTCGACGCGCTCGTGGCGCCCGGCGAGCTGCGCGGCGTCCTCGGCCGCTGGCTGCGGCTGCTGACCCGGCCCGCTCCGGACGCCGCCCCGGTCCCGGCCGCGCGGGGCCGGGTGGATCCGCCGCCCACCGGCTGGTCGGCGGTGCTGCGCGCCCGCGACCCCGGCCGCCCGCGCGCCCGCGCCTACCTGGACGCCTACTTCGGCCACCGCGAGGAGCTGAGCGGCGACCGCGCGGGCGGCCGGGACGCGGGGATGCTCTGCGGTTTCGGCGCGCTCGGCGAGGGCGCCGAGGCCGTCACGGTCGCCTACGCGGCCCAGTGCGGCACGGCGACGACCCCGGCGGGCTACCGCACCGCGGCCCGGCTGATCCGGCTCGCGGGGCGGCTCGGCATCCCGGTGCTCACCCTCGTCGACACCCCGGGGGCGGCGAACGACGCGGCGGCGGAGCGCGCGGGCGCGGGCCCGGCGATCGCCGAGGTGTTCCTCGCGGTCGCCGAGTCCC is a genomic window containing:
- a CDS encoding carboxyl transferase domain-containing protein, which gives rise to MTDPGSLRELPHPPPPAEPNPLGWPDYDKVLSRAAERGGSESVTAATARIGGTEVVLLAFDFTYLGGSLGRRAGDRVEAAHTHARRHGLPVVALVATGGSRMQEGMIALTQLQRVAGQMVLTRAAGLPQLTVACDPTTGGGWATLGAGADITLACPGAQIGFAGSRVRPADADPAAYTAESQFDAGSVDALVAPGELRGVLGRWLRLLTRPAPDAAPVPAARGRVDPPPTGWSAVLRARDPGRPRARAYLDAYFGHREELSGDRAGGRDAGMLCGFGALGEGAEAVTVAYAAQCGTATTPAGYRTAARLIRLAGRLGIPVLTLVDTPGAANDAAAERAGAGPAIAEVFLAVAESPVPVTTLAIGEGGSGGALALAAPGNTWVAPDAYFSVIAPEQAAAILKRPPDQAEHTADQLRLRPQDLVELGVVRGITQPGP
- a CDS encoding acyl-CoA synthetase; protein product: MPRLLPALLDTPDRPALRFGDRALTHGRLAAVAAPLAARISGSSRVAVWATPTLETAVGVVAALLAGVAAVPLNPKSGDSELGHIVADSAPEAVLAAADAELPPALARLPRIDVDADAAVPDVVPSLPPEPADPATPAFVVYTSGTTGPPKGAVLPRRAVSSTLDALRDAWRWTEADTLVHGLPLFHVHGLILGVIGPLRRGGAVRHLGRFSTEGVTRELSSGATMLFGVPTMYHRIAESLPTDPALAKALGSARLLVSGSAALPVHDHERITSATGQRVIERYGMTETLMNTSVRADGEPRPGTVGVPLPGVELRLTEDDGVTEVPSDDPEGVGEIQVRGPNLFLHYLNRPDATEAAFAPGGWFRTGDMAVRDADGYVRIIGRKATDLIKSGGYKIGAGEIENALLEHPGVREAAVTGAPDDDLGERVVAWIVPADAAHPPTEAELADHVAARLSPHKRPRTVRYLEALPRNDMGKILKRALGDA
- a CDS encoding FCD domain-containing protein, which produces MTDALRPMGARPRLYEQVLGRLRAYVAEGGLRAGDRLPTERDLAARLGVSRASVKQAIVVLEVQGLVEVRHGGGTYLVRDGLDVAEPVERLVERKKRLPDVLEAREALETKLAELAAERRTDADLTALRSALDLMAEDIAAGGLGVEGDRLFHGAVTAAAHSALLAAFMAEIDGPIAESRDESLRQPRRPGRSLAQHRAILDAIEAGNGRGAAAAMRRHVRAVAKVRLLDWEP